In a single window of the Natronorubrum halophilum genome:
- a CDS encoding VOC family protein encodes MTASTLSAHHVGITVNDLEELLAFYRDVLGLTVVDRFAVGGDAFADAVGVEEGRAEFAHLEAGGIRIELVEYDPEARGSPAAGLNQPGATHVGLAVDDLEAFYADLPESVSTISEPRTTESGTSILFLRDPESNLIEVLES; translated from the coding sequence ATGACCGCCTCGACACTCAGCGCCCACCACGTCGGTATCACCGTCAACGACCTCGAGGAACTCCTGGCGTTCTACCGGGACGTCCTCGGACTGACAGTCGTCGACCGGTTCGCTGTCGGCGGCGACGCGTTCGCCGATGCCGTCGGCGTCGAGGAGGGACGGGCCGAGTTCGCCCACCTCGAAGCGGGCGGGATCCGAATCGAACTCGTCGAGTACGACCCCGAAGCGCGAGGCTCGCCGGCCGCGGGGCTCAACCAGCCCGGCGCGACACACGTCGGACTCGCGGTCGACGATCTCGAGGCCTTCTACGCGGATCTGCCCGAGTCAGTGTCGACGATCAGCGAGCCGCGGACGACCGAAAGCGGCACGTCGATCCTGTTCCTTCGCGATCCGGAGTCGAACCTGATCGAAGTGCTCGAGAGCTGA
- the pyrF gene encoding orotidine-5'-phosphate decarboxylase has translation MNFFDRLHDRIRTVDSVVSIGLDPDPSRIPDHLEEYDLPRWAFNRRIIDATHEHAAIYKPNAAFYEDPDGWRALRETVAYAHGKGVPVLLDAKRADIGNTTRRYAEMLETVDAITVNPYMGRDSLQPFLADEEAGVFILCRTSNPGGADIQDLELETGEPVYERVAALADLWNENDNVGLVVGATQPEELEELREQVPDLPFLVPGIGAQGGDAEAAVEYGLAKGVGLVNSSRGIIFAGEDQGEEFAKASEQAAKRLKKRLNQYR, from the coding sequence ATGAACTTCTTCGATCGCCTGCACGACCGGATTCGGACGGTCGACAGCGTCGTCAGCATCGGCCTCGATCCCGATCCGTCGCGCATTCCCGACCACCTGGAGGAGTACGACCTCCCTCGCTGGGCGTTCAACCGCCGGATCATCGACGCGACCCACGAACACGCGGCCATCTACAAACCGAATGCCGCCTTCTACGAGGATCCCGACGGCTGGCGAGCCCTTCGAGAAACGGTCGCCTACGCCCACGGCAAGGGCGTGCCGGTCCTGCTCGACGCGAAGCGAGCCGACATCGGAAACACAACCCGACGGTACGCCGAGATGCTCGAGACCGTCGACGCGATTACGGTCAACCCCTACATGGGCCGAGATTCGCTCCAGCCGTTCCTCGCGGACGAGGAAGCCGGCGTGTTCATCCTCTGTCGGACCTCGAACCCCGGGGGCGCGGACATTCAGGATCTCGAACTCGAGACCGGCGAACCGGTCTACGAGCGCGTGGCCGCGCTGGCGGACCTCTGGAACGAGAACGACAACGTGGGACTCGTCGTCGGCGCGACGCAACCCGAGGAACTCGAGGAGTTGCGCGAGCAGGTCCCCGATCTGCCGTTCCTCGTGCCGGGGATCGGCGCACAGGGCGGCGACGCCGAAGCCGCGGTCGAGTACGGCCTCGCCAAGGGCGTCGGATTGGTCAACTCCTCGCGCGGGATCATCTTCGCGGGTGAAGACCAGGGAGAGGAGTTCGCGAAGGCGAGCGAGCAGGCCGCCAAGCGACTAAAAAAGCGGTTGAATCAGTACCGGTAG
- a CDS encoding GTPBP1 family GTP-binding protein translates to MSRDRALLERALDRGEQDGGNVEFKERLSRDVHLEGGRRESLAAQLRHRILSGDGEATYVVGVTDDGGLAGIDPDTFSETMDVLSLLAEEADAHIDDVQTWGIEGGLVGVAMVQEGGVLETDDEHVVVGTAGHVDHGKSTLVGSLVTGKPDDGDGATRGYLDVQPHEVERGLSADLSYAVYGFDEDGPVRVRNPNRKADRAEVVQKADRLVSFVDTVGHEPWLRTTIRGLVGQKLDYGLLVVAADDGPTRTTREHLGVLLATDLPTIVAITKTDVVDDERIEEVEREVERLLREVGKSPLRVARHGIDAAVEEVSERVVPIVETSAITMDGLETLDELFDRLPKTSQDTGEFRMYVDRSYSVTGVGAVASGTVMSGEVEAGDELLLGPMPDGRFQAVEVRSIEMHYHRVDKAQAGRIVGIALKGVKESAIERGMALLPRDADPEPVREFEAEVMVLNHPTRIGDGYEPVVHLETIGEAAAFHPDDGRLLPGDTGETSVRFKFRPYLVEKGQKFVFREGRSKGVGTVTKVHPME, encoded by the coding sequence ATGAGCCGTGACCGGGCTCTCCTCGAGCGAGCCCTGGACCGTGGCGAACAGGACGGTGGCAACGTCGAATTCAAGGAACGACTGTCACGCGACGTCCACCTCGAGGGTGGACGCCGGGAGAGTCTGGCCGCGCAACTGCGCCACCGGATCCTCTCGGGCGACGGCGAGGCGACGTACGTCGTCGGCGTGACGGACGACGGCGGCCTCGCCGGAATCGATCCGGACACGTTCTCCGAGACGATGGACGTCCTCTCCTTGCTCGCCGAAGAAGCCGACGCCCACATCGACGACGTACAGACGTGGGGCATAGAAGGCGGACTCGTCGGCGTCGCCATGGTGCAGGAGGGCGGCGTCCTCGAGACGGACGACGAACATGTCGTCGTCGGGACGGCGGGTCACGTCGACCACGGCAAGAGTACGCTCGTCGGCTCGCTCGTGACCGGCAAGCCGGACGACGGCGACGGCGCGACGCGTGGCTACCTCGACGTCCAGCCCCACGAGGTCGAACGCGGGCTCTCGGCGGACCTCTCCTACGCGGTGTACGGCTTCGACGAGGACGGTCCGGTCAGGGTCCGGAACCCGAACCGAAAGGCGGACCGCGCGGAAGTCGTCCAGAAGGCCGACCGACTCGTGTCCTTCGTCGACACCGTCGGCCACGAGCCGTGGCTCCGAACCACCATCCGCGGCCTCGTCGGCCAGAAACTCGACTACGGGCTTCTCGTTGTCGCGGCCGACGACGGGCCGACGCGCACCACTCGAGAGCACCTCGGCGTCCTCCTCGCCACGGATCTCCCGACGATCGTCGCCATCACGAAAACCGACGTCGTCGACGACGAGCGCATCGAGGAGGTCGAACGCGAGGTCGAACGACTCCTCCGCGAGGTCGGCAAATCGCCGCTTCGAGTCGCCCGTCACGGCATCGACGCCGCCGTCGAGGAGGTCAGCGAGCGCGTCGTCCCGATCGTCGAAACGAGCGCCATCACGATGGACGGCCTCGAGACCCTCGACGAACTGTTCGATCGGCTCCCGAAGACGTCCCAGGACACCGGCGAGTTCCGGATGTACGTCGATCGGAGCTACTCGGTGACCGGCGTCGGCGCGGTCGCCTCGGGGACGGTGATGTCGGGCGAAGTCGAGGCCGGCGACGAACTCCTGCTCGGGCCGATGCCGGACGGCCGGTTCCAGGCGGTCGAGGTCCGCTCGATCGAGATGCACTACCACCGCGTCGACAAAGCCCAGGCGGGCCGGATCGTCGGCATCGCGCTCAAAGGCGTCAAGGAGAGCGCCATCGAACGCGGGATGGCCCTGTTGCCGCGGGACGCCGACCCCGAACCGGTCCGGGAGTTCGAAGCCGAGGTCATGGTGCTCAACCACCCGACCCGGATCGGCGACGGCTACGAACCCGTCGTCCACCTCGAGACGATCGGCGAGGCCGCTGCGTTCCATCCCGACGACGGCCGCCTCCTGCCGGGCGACACGGGCGAGACCAGCGTCCGATTCAAGTTTCGCCCCTATCTCGTCGAGAAGGGCCAGAAGTTCGTCTTCCGCGAGGGCCGGAGCAAGGGCGTCGGGACAGTAACGAAGGTTCACCCGATGGAGTGA
- a CDS encoding cation:proton antiporter has protein sequence MATETTLIDLGILFAAVGLAGLLANRINQSVIPFYIVIGMILSPYVLGRVDFPALLGDGAIPHGSELALVETDFIYVGAELGIVLLLFFLGLEFNLDRLIAAKKKIGTAGTWDLGINFGIGFALGWLLFGEFLAAFLTAGIVYISSSAIITKSLIDLGWIANDESNPMLGTLVYEDLFIAVYLAIASALVFGGGDVGEALGQIGIAVGFILGLLLLVYFGTAWFQRSLETDSHEFIVLRALGITVLVSGAALALGVSEAVAAFFVGMAFSSTDHVHDLENLLEPVRDTFAAVFFFWIGMITDPTLFYDVLWIIAAAVLFTTPTKLISGYIGGRVYDLDERRSLRVGLGMVTRGEFSLIIASLALAGAGTGLTEGVANDLYAFAVGYVLFMSILGTTLMQYSDRIEAAVVPVLESRSEPSPQPGDD, from the coding sequence GTGGCGACTGAAACCACGCTGATCGATCTCGGGATCCTCTTTGCGGCCGTCGGCCTCGCCGGACTCCTCGCGAATCGGATCAACCAGTCGGTGATTCCGTTCTACATCGTTATCGGGATGATACTCAGTCCGTACGTCCTCGGCCGAGTCGATTTCCCGGCCCTGCTCGGCGACGGGGCCATCCCGCACGGCTCGGAGCTGGCGCTCGTCGAAACCGACTTCATCTACGTCGGTGCCGAACTCGGGATCGTCCTGCTCCTGTTCTTCCTCGGCCTCGAGTTCAACCTCGATCGCCTGATCGCGGCCAAAAAGAAGATCGGGACGGCCGGAACGTGGGATCTCGGGATCAACTTCGGAATCGGGTTCGCGCTCGGCTGGCTCCTGTTCGGCGAGTTCCTCGCTGCCTTCCTCACCGCCGGGATCGTCTACATCTCCTCGAGCGCGATCATCACGAAGTCGCTGATCGATCTGGGCTGGATCGCAAACGACGAGTCCAACCCGATGCTCGGGACGTTGGTCTACGAGGACCTGTTCATCGCGGTCTATCTGGCGATCGCTTCGGCGCTCGTCTTCGGCGGCGGCGACGTCGGCGAGGCGCTGGGTCAGATCGGGATCGCGGTCGGCTTTATCCTCGGGTTACTCCTGCTGGTGTACTTCGGTACCGCGTGGTTCCAGCGCAGCCTCGAGACCGACTCCCACGAGTTCATCGTCCTCCGGGCGCTTGGAATCACGGTGCTCGTTTCGGGTGCGGCGCTCGCGCTCGGGGTCAGCGAAGCCGTGGCCGCGTTCTTCGTCGGGATGGCCTTTTCCTCGACGGATCACGTCCACGATCTCGAGAACCTGCTCGAACCGGTCCGCGATACGTTCGCCGCCGTGTTCTTCTTCTGGATCGGCATGATCACGGATCCGACGCTGTTCTACGACGTCCTCTGGATCATCGCGGCCGCCGTCTTGTTCACGACACCGACGAAGCTGATCAGCGGCTACATCGGCGGCCGAGTTTACGACTTAGACGAGCGCCGCTCGCTTCGCGTCGGACTCGGGATGGTCACCCGCGGCGAGTTCTCGCTCATCATCGCGAGTCTCGCTCTCGCCGGCGCGGGAACCGGCCTCACGGAGGGCGTCGCGAACGACCTCTACGCCTTCGCCGTCGGCTACGTCCTGT
- a CDS encoding ATP-binding protein — MSRWSRFVSVFGLLLLVIATGQSALKVAGGGSLLGAMLDFVVISICGLLVVFVGSWLTDSDIDSTLYRRIVGWCFGGVSVMFIFLFLRAIHPDVATTFSFGTRAVALSIGSVAGLGIGIHEARAITREREIRQHNHALQRAQDRLEQRNDELSRIRMELEDAVTQLEASNERLDQFASTASHDLREPLRMISQYLGLLEDRYAEDLDDDGQEFIAYALDGAERLQTMVDDLLEYSRIETQGDPFASVDLDDVLADALTDLQVRIDESDATIEAESLPRVHGDKTQLRQLFQNLLTNALEYSGDEPPRVQVVSERRETASAERELEWVISVRDEGIGIPPADQRQIFELFERLHTSNEHAGSGIGLAFCQRTVERHGGEIWVESESGEGSTFSFTIPNRSAVDPIGERE; from the coding sequence ATGTCCCGCTGGTCGCGATTCGTTTCCGTGTTCGGCCTCCTGTTGCTCGTGATTGCGACGGGGCAGTCCGCGCTGAAGGTGGCCGGTGGCGGCTCGCTTCTGGGGGCAATGCTCGATTTCGTCGTGATAAGCATCTGCGGACTGCTGGTCGTGTTCGTCGGAAGTTGGCTGACGGACAGCGATATCGACTCCACACTCTATCGGCGAATCGTCGGCTGGTGTTTCGGCGGCGTCAGCGTGATGTTCATATTTCTGTTTCTGCGCGCGATCCATCCCGATGTGGCGACCACCTTCTCGTTCGGGACGCGAGCAGTCGCGCTCTCCATCGGTTCCGTCGCGGGTCTCGGGATCGGAATTCACGAGGCGCGTGCGATCACCCGCGAACGCGAGATCAGACAACACAACCACGCACTACAGCGCGCACAGGACCGACTCGAGCAGCGAAACGACGAGTTGTCTCGGATCCGGATGGAACTCGAGGACGCGGTGACGCAGCTCGAGGCCTCGAACGAGCGGTTGGATCAGTTCGCGTCGACCGCCTCGCACGACCTCCGGGAACCCCTTCGCATGATCTCGCAGTATTTGGGCCTCCTCGAGGACCGATACGCGGAGGACCTCGACGACGACGGTCAAGAGTTCATCGCGTACGCGCTCGACGGTGCCGAGCGGCTGCAGACGATGGTCGACGATCTCTTGGAGTACTCGCGGATCGAAACGCAGGGGGATCCGTTCGCTTCGGTCGACCTCGACGATGTCCTCGCGGACGCGCTCACGGACCTGCAGGTGCGGATCGACGAGAGCGACGCCACGATCGAGGCGGAATCGCTTCCGCGCGTACACGGTGACAAGACGCAATTACGACAACTGTTCCAGAACCTGCTCACGAACGCGCTCGAGTACAGCGGCGACGAGCCGCCGCGGGTCCAGGTCGTGAGCGAACGACGCGAGACGGCGTCGGCGGAACGGGAATTGGAGTGGGTGATTTCGGTTCGTGACGAGGGGATCGGTATCCCGCCCGCCGATCAACGCCAGATCTTCGAACTCTTCGAGCGACTACACACGTCCAACGAACACGCCGGCTCGGGGATCGGACTCGCGTTCTGTCAACGCACCGTCGAGCGCCACGGCGGCGAGATCTGGGTCGAGTCCGAATCCGGCGAGGGATCTACGTTTTCGTTCACGATCCCGAACCGTAGCGCCGTCGATCCGATCGGTGAACGCGAGTAA
- a CDS encoding heavy-metal-associated domain-containing protein: MERTTLEVTGMACDGCEATVTEVLEALDGVSSATADHETGEVRVAHDEAVVDEATIGGAINDAGYEVLP; encoded by the coding sequence ATGGAACGGACGACACTCGAGGTCACAGGCATGGCCTGTGACGGCTGTGAAGCGACCGTGACCGAAGTGCTCGAGGCGCTCGACGGAGTCTCGTCGGCGACGGCCGACCACGAGACCGGTGAGGTGCGCGTCGCACACGACGAAGCGGTCGTCGACGAGGCAACGATCGGCGGGGCGATCAACGACGCGGGCTACGAAGTACTACCGTAG
- the mch gene encoding methenyltetrahydromethanopterin cyclohydrolase: MESLNRMAIELVDEALDYAEELNIGGYDLENESTVLDFGLEFDGGIEAGLLLTEIQTAGMATPSHQLGEIGGAPIPFVELSTDQPALSLLCSQKAGWELTTDDFEGLGSGPARALVAEETEFRRVGYTDAFDLTALALETDQDPTAAAAEQVADLAEVETSSVFLLAYPTASLVGSITNAARVAELATFRLSELGYDPLDIVSATGRAPVAPVAADERTAIARTNDAIAYGGTAHLTVREDAAVFDSVPSTAAEGHGRPFGEIFDDLEWDFTEVPADLFAPAKVTIDVLGGPTYVHGETDEELLVESFDL, translated from the coding sequence ATGGAAAGTCTCAATCGGATGGCGATCGAGCTGGTCGACGAGGCCCTCGATTACGCCGAGGAGCTGAATATCGGCGGCTACGACCTCGAGAACGAGTCGACGGTCCTCGACTTCGGTCTCGAGTTCGACGGCGGAATCGAGGCGGGACTGTTACTGACGGAGATTCAGACGGCGGGGATGGCGACGCCGAGTCACCAACTCGGCGAGATCGGCGGCGCGCCGATCCCGTTCGTCGAACTCTCGACCGACCAGCCGGCGCTCTCGCTGCTCTGTTCGCAGAAGGCGGGCTGGGAGCTGACGACCGACGACTTCGAGGGGCTGGGCAGCGGCCCCGCGCGGGCGCTGGTCGCCGAGGAAACGGAGTTCCGCCGCGTCGGCTACACGGACGCCTTCGATCTGACGGCGCTGGCGCTCGAGACCGACCAGGACCCGACCGCGGCCGCGGCCGAACAGGTCGCCGATCTCGCGGAGGTCGAGACCAGCAGCGTCTTCCTGTTGGCCTATCCGACCGCGAGTCTGGTCGGGAGCATCACGAACGCCGCTCGCGTGGCCGAACTGGCGACCTTCCGCCTCTCAGAACTGGGGTACGATCCGCTCGATATCGTCTCGGCGACGGGCCGGGCACCGGTCGCGCCGGTGGCGGCGGACGAACGGACGGCGATCGCTCGCACGAACGACGCCATCGCCTACGGCGGCACGGCACACCTCACGGTTCGCGAGGACGCCGCCGTCTTCGACTCGGTGCCGTCGACGGCCGCCGAGGGCCACGGTCGCCCGTTCGGCGAGATCTTCGACGACCTCGAGTGGGATTTCACCGAGGTCCCCGCGGATCTCTTTGCGCCCGCGAAGGTAACGATCGACGTTCTGGGCGGCCCGACATACGTCCACGGCGAGACGGACGAGGAGTTGTTAGTCGAGTCGTTCGACCTGTAA
- a CDS encoding methylglyoxal synthase, translating into MTRVALIAHDEKKPDLIEFARAHESQLRAYELIATGTTGKRLMAETDLEIERKKSGPLGGDLMIGSEIAEDRLDGVVFLRDPLRAQPHEPDISALLRICDVHDTALATNLASAEFLIEGLAD; encoded by the coding sequence ATGACTCGCGTCGCGCTCATTGCCCACGACGAGAAGAAGCCGGATCTCATCGAGTTCGCACGGGCCCACGAATCACAACTGCGAGCCTACGAGTTGATCGCAACCGGAACGACGGGCAAGCGCCTGATGGCGGAAACAGACCTCGAAATCGAGCGCAAGAAGTCGGGTCCGCTGGGCGGTGATCTGATGATCGGTTCCGAGATCGCGGAGGACCGTCTCGACGGGGTCGTGTTTCTCCGGGACCCGCTGCGCGCCCAGCCCCACGAGCCCGACATCTCGGCACTGCTCCGGATCTGTGACGTTCACGACACCGCGCTGGCGACGAACCTCGCGTCCGCGGAGTTCCTGATCGAAGGCCTCGCCGACTGA
- a CDS encoding cation:proton antiporter regulatory subunit, which translates to MTIYESDLPGVGKKFEVELEGGERLVIVTHNTGKREVYKKADADADSEKLFEVSDRLARKVGTILEGAYFQPVQTDRVETMLSDNTFIEWYGVTEAAEIAGQTIGDARIRERVGISIIAVQRDDELITPPTPETVIEPGDTLVVVGDREDCTEFEKLLGDESGA; encoded by the coding sequence ATGACTATTTACGAGAGCGACCTCCCCGGCGTCGGGAAGAAATTCGAGGTCGAACTCGAGGGCGGCGAACGGCTCGTCATCGTGACCCACAACACCGGGAAGCGGGAAGTCTACAAGAAAGCGGACGCCGACGCCGACAGCGAGAAACTGTTCGAAGTGTCCGATCGACTCGCACGCAAGGTCGGCACGATTCTCGAGGGGGCGTACTTCCAACCGGTCCAGACCGATCGGGTGGAGACGATGCTCTCGGATAACACGTTCATCGAGTGGTACGGCGTCACTGAAGCCGCCGAGATCGCCGGTCAAACCATCGGCGACGCTCGAATTCGGGAGCGCGTCGGTATCTCGATCATCGCGGTCCAGCGCGACGACGAACTCATCACGCCGCCGACGCCGGAGACCGTCATCGAACCCGGCGACACGCTCGTCGTCGTCGGCGATCGCGAGGACTGTACCGAGTTCGAAAAACTGCTCGGCGACGAGAGTGGGGCCTGA
- a CDS encoding HalOD1 output domain-containing protein: MQTELPPTDDADDLEYDQTNDRYVFHHETDGSATITTTIVHALSSIADTDVSQGEFSLYDSVDPDALDRLFRQKADGTERSGGHVAFTALEHEVYVYANGDVIVYPPTDTTDPSRTN; this comes from the coding sequence ATGCAAACGGAACTTCCTCCCACCGACGATGCGGACGACCTCGAGTACGACCAGACAAACGACCGCTACGTCTTCCATCACGAGACGGACGGCAGTGCGACGATTACGACGACGATCGTGCACGCCCTCTCGTCGATCGCGGATACAGACGTCTCACAGGGAGAGTTCTCCCTGTACGACAGCGTCGATCCGGACGCGCTCGATCGACTCTTCCGGCAGAAGGCGGACGGGACCGAGCGCTCGGGCGGCCACGTCGCCTTCACCGCCCTCGAGCACGAAGTGTACGTCTACGCGAACGGCGACGTCATCGTCTACCCGCCGACGGACACGACTGATCCGTCGCGAACGAACTGA
- a CDS encoding 50S ribosomal protein L3: MPQANSPRKGSLGFGPRQRATSEVPRFNSWPDDDGQPTLQGFAGYKAGMTHVVMVDDKANSPTEGMEQTVPVTIVETPPMRAVALRAYEDTPYGMKPITEVWTDEFVPELDRVLDLPGDDYDTDAATDELRGYLEEGRVDDVRVITHTVPGDIPSMPKKKPDVMETRVGGGSIEDRVDFALETVEEGGEHVMNDMFRAGEYVDASGVTKGKGTQGPVKRWGVQKRKGKHARQGWRRRIGNLGPWNPSRVRSTVPQQGQTGYHQRTELNKRLVDIGDGADATVDGGFVNYGEVDGPHALIKGSLPGPNKRLLRFRPAIRPGDQPRLDPEVRYVSTASNQG, translated from the coding sequence ATGCCACAAGCAAATTCACCACGCAAAGGCTCACTCGGGTTCGGCCCACGACAGCGTGCGACCAGCGAGGTCCCACGCTTCAACTCGTGGCCGGACGACGACGGACAGCCGACGCTCCAGGGCTTCGCGGGCTACAAGGCCGGCATGACCCACGTCGTTATGGTCGACGATAAAGCGAACTCGCCGACCGAGGGGATGGAACAGACCGTCCCCGTAACGATCGTGGAGACGCCGCCGATGCGCGCCGTCGCTCTGCGAGCATACGAAGACACGCCGTACGGTATGAAGCCGATAACTGAGGTCTGGACCGACGAGTTCGTTCCCGAACTCGATCGCGTTCTGGACCTTCCCGGTGACGATTACGACACCGACGCTGCGACGGACGAACTCCGTGGCTACCTCGAGGAGGGGCGCGTCGATGACGTCCGCGTCATCACCCACACGGTACCGGGGGACATTCCCTCGATGCCGAAGAAGAAACCGGACGTGATGGAAACTCGCGTCGGCGGCGGCTCCATCGAGGACCGCGTCGACTTCGCCCTCGAGACGGTCGAGGAGGGCGGCGAACACGTCATGAACGACATGTTCCGCGCCGGCGAGTACGTCGACGCAAGCGGCGTCACGAAAGGGAAAGGGACGCAGGGTCCCGTCAAACGCTGGGGCGTCCAGAAACGCAAGGGCAAACACGCCCGGCAGGGCTGGCGTCGCCGCATCGGTAACCTCGGCCCGTGGAACCCGAGCCGCGTTCGCTCGACGGTTCCACAGCAGGGCCAGACCGGCTACCACCAGCGAACTGAACTGAACAAACGCCTCGTCGATATCGGCGACGGCGCAGACGCGACGGTCGACGGTGGCTTCGTCAACTACGGCGAAGTCGACGGACCGCACGCGCTGATCAAGGGCTCGCTCCCCGGGCCGAACAAGCGCCTTCTGCGCTTCCGCCCGGCGATCCGACCCGGAGACCAACCGCGCCTCGATCCCGAGGTGCGCTACGTCTCCACCGCATCCAACCAGGGATAA
- a CDS encoding MTH1187 family thiamine-binding protein, translating to MTVIGLLSVAPVIEDSMSGEIAAAVDALEAYDVEYETNPMGTVIETDDIGELFAAAQAAHEAVDADRVSTVLKIDDKRDRDSSAAEKVDAVEEHLGRPATNTED from the coding sequence ATGACGGTAATCGGACTACTCAGCGTTGCACCGGTGATCGAGGACAGCATGTCGGGCGAGATCGCGGCGGCCGTCGACGCGCTCGAGGCGTACGACGTCGAGTACGAGACGAATCCGATGGGGACGGTGATCGAAACCGACGATATCGGCGAACTCTTCGCGGCCGCGCAGGCGGCCCACGAGGCGGTCGACGCCGATCGAGTGAGCACCGTGTTGAAGATCGACGACAAACGCGACCGCGACAGCTCGGCGGCGGAAAAAGTCGACGCCGTCGAGGAACACCTCGGTCGACCGGCGACGAATACGGAGGACTAG
- a CDS encoding putative RNA uridine N3 methyltransferase — translation MTVSVLVPSSLTREAEDKREATRKLGYVARAATVFRADRLLIFADEEGEHGHFDGGFVETVLRYAATPPYLRNEAWGMRDELEYAGILPPLRAMSQTGSESDDSGSSRQGIVTEVGPEGRVRVNCGLQHPISLNVPPKMEVEEGERVTVRISSRRPVRAKLVDEPLPGLSVERTDLSAALGREDAGVCIAASRFGEELTVGRLKTLAGRTERDGMTVVFGAPERGLPDILGIEESAVEASSGQDGAIDPSSGEDDAIESSSAAGDTADDGVEPTADPGFDLWLNTVPDQGSKVVRTEEALFATLAPLSLRE, via the coding sequence ATGACCGTCAGCGTACTCGTCCCATCGTCGCTCACCCGTGAAGCCGAGGACAAACGCGAGGCCACTCGCAAACTCGGATACGTCGCCCGCGCGGCGACGGTCTTCCGGGCTGATCGCCTGCTCATCTTCGCCGACGAAGAAGGTGAACACGGCCACTTCGACGGTGGGTTCGTCGAAACCGTCTTGCGGTACGCCGCAACGCCGCCATACCTCCGCAACGAGGCATGGGGGATGCGGGACGAACTGGAGTACGCGGGCATCCTGCCGCCGCTCCGCGCCATGTCACAGACCGGCTCCGAATCTGACGATTCGGGGTCGTCAAGACAAGGAATCGTGACCGAGGTCGGACCTGAAGGGCGCGTCCGGGTCAATTGCGGCTTGCAACACCCGATCTCCCTCAACGTTCCTCCGAAAATGGAGGTCGAGGAGGGGGAGCGCGTGACCGTCAGGATCTCTTCGCGACGACCGGTCCGGGCGAAACTCGTCGACGAGCCCCTCCCGGGGCTGTCGGTCGAGCGGACGGACCTCTCCGCAGCACTCGGCCGTGAGGATGCCGGCGTCTGTATCGCAGCCTCCCGATTCGGTGAAGAACTCACCGTCGGGCGGCTCAAGACGCTGGCCGGACGCACCGAACGAGACGGGATGACCGTCGTGTTCGGCGCGCCCGAGAGAGGGCTGCCGGATATCCTCGGAATCGAGGAATCGGCTGTCGAAGCGTCGTCGGGACAAGACGGCGCGATCGACCCGTCGTCCGGCGAGGACGATGCGATCGAGTCGTCATCCGCCGCGGGTGACACAGCCGATGACGGAGTCGAACCCACTGCCGATCCGGGGTTCGACCTCTGGCTAAACACGGTTCCGGATCAGGGAAGCAAAGTCGTTCGAACGGAGGAGGCTCTGTTCGCGACGCTTGCTCCCCTCTCACTGAGAGAGTGA